In a single window of the Porites lutea chromosome 14, jaPorLute2.1, whole genome shotgun sequence genome:
- the LOC140925261 gene encoding uncharacterized protein yields the protein MPWYALNTSLMIQNLRDHCPLVKQVWLADDSAGGGSIVQLYNWYRQLSKEGQKFGYLVNGTKNWLIVKSRELAEEAKRVFGEEVNITTEGQRHLGAVIASQEYKDQYCEEKVRAWKEEIERLSEIAKSQPHAAYIAFTKGYKSKFTYFMRTIESFEDYVDPIQEVIEDLLLPTLFGQSEPLPNEVRRLATLATGQGGLGIPDLKSEAPQQFAASRLITTAHVDSITSQSSIMVPGERSTEELKRHQQSLKRASAKEKMDSIDSSLSPGLLRLVNQSRDKGASSWLNAMPLADKGLALNKQEFRDSLRLRYDLPLVDLPSHCICGDKFTVSHALSCKKGGGGGCSAET from the coding sequence ATGCCATGGTATGCACTTAATACATCCTTAATGATACAGAATTTGAGGGATCATTGCCCATTGGTTAAACAGGTGTGGCTTGCAGACGACTCAGCTGGAGGAGGGAGTATAGTACAGTTATACAACTGGTACAGGCAATTGAGTAAGGAAGGACAAAAGTTTGGTTACCTTGTGAATGGGACAAAGAACTGGCTTATTGTGAAGTCTAGGGAACTAGCGGAGGAAGCAAAGAGGGTGTTTGGAGAGGAAGTCAACATAACGACTGAAGGTCAGCGCCATCTGGGAGCAGTTATTGCGTCGCAGGAATACAAAGATCAGTATTGTGAGGAGAAGGTTCGTGCATGGAAAGAGGAAATCGAACGTCTCTCTGAAATAGCGAAGAGCCAGCCCCATGCGGCGTATATTGCTttcacaaaaggctacaagtcgAAGTTCACCTACTTCATGCGCACGATTGAATCGTTTGAAGATTATGTCGATCCAATCCAGGAAGTGATTGAAGATTTACTACTCCCTACTTTGTTCGGTCAATCAGAGCCTCTCCCTAACGAGGTGCGCAGACTTGCTACCTTAGCAACGGGTCAAGGGGGTCTAGGCATTCCTGATCTGAAATCCGAGGCACCGCAGCAGTTTGCTGCCTCGAGACTAATAACCACCGCCCACGTAGATTCTATTACATCACAGAGTTCCATCATGGTGCCAGGAGAAAGATCTACGGAGGAGCTAAAGAGGCATCAACAATCACTTAAGAGAGCAagtgccaaagagaaaatggatagcATTGATTCAAGCCTCTCCCCAGGCCTGCTGCGTCTGGTTAATCAATCGAGGGACAAGGGCGCAAGTTCGTGGCTGAATGCGATGCCTCTCGCAGACAAAGGTTTAGCCCTCAACAAGCAAGAGTTCAGAGACTCGCTACGCTTGCGTTATGACTTACCCTTAGTCGATTTACCAAGTCATTGCATATGTGGGGATAAATTCACCGTTAGTCACgccctctcttgtaaaaagggggggggggggggttgtagcgcagagacatga